CCCTCACCAATTTtgcattgcttttatttttaatagttctcATCGCAAAATTTGCATAGTATTCATAtatctttactttatttattttagcttccATCCCCACTTATTGAGTGTAAGCCTACTGAAAGTGTAATAGTAGATGATATTAAAGAACAATCTGATGAAGAAATGGTGCGTTGATagcttttataattagtttagatataataaaagataacaagcaagcattttctaaaagaaaacattgtttcTACCTTAACTTAATTTCCCTCACCAATTTtgcattgcttttatttttaatagttctcATCACAAAATTTGCAtagtattcatatatttttactttatttattttagcttccATCCCCACTTATTGAGTGTAAGCCTACTGAAAGTGTAATAGTAGATGATATTAAAGAACAATCTGAAGAAGAAATGGTGCGTTGATagcttttataattagtttagatataataaaagataataagcaagcattttctaaaagaaaacattgtttcTACCTTAACTTAATGTCCCTCACCAATTTtgctttgcttttacttttaatagttttcatcACAAAATTTGCATGGgtgtcatatattttaatttatttattttagctccAATCCCCACAAACTGAGTGTAAGCCTATTGAAAGTGCGATAGTCGATGACATTAAGGAACAATCTGAAGAAGAAATGGTGCGTTGATagcttttataattagtttagatataataaaagataacaagcaagcattttctaaaagaaaacattgtttcTACCTTAACTTAATTTCCCTCACCAATTTtgctttgcttttacttttaatagttttcatcACAAAATTTGCATGGgtgtcatatattttaatttatttattttagctccAATCTCCACAAACTGAGTGTAAGCCTACTGAAAGTGCGATAGTCGATGACATTAAGGAACAATCTGATGAAGAAATGGTGCGTTGAtagctttattaattagtttagatataataaaagataacaggcaagcattttctaaaagaaaacattgtttttaccTTAACTTAATTTCCCTCACCAATTTTGCAttgcttttacttttaatagtttttaacacAAAACTTGGATAGttgtcatatattttatttgcttattttagctcattttagcttattttgcttatttaagcTTACTGAAAGTGAAATAGTGGAAGACATTAAAGAACAATCTGATGAAGAGATGGTGCGGGATTGAtggttttattattaagtttaaacgCAATAAGAGATAACAAGCGAACATTCTCTGAAATAAAAGCATTGCCTTTAtctttaacataattttcatcACAAAATTTGCATAgtcatcatatatttttatttatttatatattttggcaTCATGCCTGCCCATCCATGGAAATTCTATCCAAAAGATGGGGATCATGCCTGTTATTCCTTGGAAATTCAAACCTGAATTTGGGgtagagaataataaaaatagatatgaTCATGTAAGTGTATGgttatgaaaaagttaaatgaataactaactgaaattttctggaaaaagaaattacgtgcttttctgaaatgattttacACTTTGATTTTggattagattttaaaattatattagattcCGTTTAACCTCacctacttaaaatttatttaaggtgGGAATGGTCCTACATTACAAAGATTGTAAGAACTattacgaaaattttatatatttcttgaactaataataaacagttcaaaatttaaacgttaacaattttacattcaaatttataattatttaattatgttgttatttaactatgttaattattaatatgttaatttttaaaattattttgctcttaTACTTAGATTATTAgtacaagttttgaaattatgatttaCATTGTTCCAATTTCATTCATGAAAAATCcaagtttaaatatttgcatttcagTTTTTACCAGAACAGAGACTAAACGGTTATATAAGAATAGGTTTTATATCAAAGGTGTCACTCTTCAGTTCTAGGGACTGAAATCAGTCtcgagtaaaaaaaatcagtggactaaatttcatcaattaatatttttccgtttgttttttaaattaaaatcgccttttttttcctttaaaatttagcaaatatcttctgttaaaaatataatacattttaatgaaagcattgttatttttcataattattgctaaataatcAGGTAATGATGTCACGCCGAAATGAAAAAATGGGAATAATACTACTATTACACAAGTATTCAAAAACATAATAGTTTATTCACAAAATGAGGGTCTATAAACAATGCCTCAGTGCTTGCTTGCTTACACAAAATTTGTACCATTGTTGTGCCTAAATTTGCTTCAGTTTTCATTTGACcccaatgtttttaaatgttgatcaaagttaaaataaagtcattttttgaaaaagtaaatgaatagaGAAAAACCAAATATAACTGTGAAGCAAAAAATGAGTAGAGATATGAATAgcttcatgaaaaaatatagtgGTTTATTATAGTGGTTAGTGGTTACTTTAGTGTGGTTTATTATTCAGTAATTGGTGCAAAAAGATGTATAGGGTTAGCTGTTATTTTTATCTCTgtagctgtaaaaaaattaattaataaaatgagaaaattttttgaaaaattatattttaatacatgtgtCATTATCATAGAAAGGTACATTTTTGCGCCAGTAAGCTATAAATTCGGTAAACAACGTTAAGTCGGgttaatttgtcaaaaaataagtccagtattaaaatttgatgcTATGCTATTACGCATTTTTCGTTATATGcgttaaaaaccttttttttgtgaatagtGGTGAGCTAGatctgaaattgtttaaaaattcagcTTTGATTAAAGAGAAAACTTTGCTTTATAAATGACATATTCAAGGAGAAACTGCATTAGATATACAATTTGAATAATCCAGtaaattcgttaaaaatggGCGAAAttatccaatttaaaatttatgcttcaTATTTTCAAGATCCcttatgaatatttcataagtGTAAATGtctaatgtttattattattattttttgtgtgaatatTTTTACCACatctcagaaaaattaatttcggatgtttttttcctgttttcattctcaaatattttagcTAAGCAAGCTAAGAATAGAGAAgagaaagacattaaaaaaaatttaataatgaaacggTGCGTATTTAGCTTAGGAGTCaatgtattagtttttttctatgGTTTCACATAGCTGCCAAATTCTACTAGAAATACTTTTACTAGTGGTCTCACAATCTCTTCTGATAATATGGCATATCTGCCAAACTAGCTAGCAATACTTATGGAAGCGTATGGGATCTAAACGATTTTCTATGAAGTGAAAATTAGAGAGGACAACTTACATCTGCAACGGATTTCACCGGTTTCTTCTTAGTTTTGAACTTTCCGTCAATAATATATATCTTAGAAAACGCACCGAGAATTTCAAATTGTccctaaaaattgaaattttttttctagtcagGTAATTGTTTGTTTCAGAGATTCAACCGTTATTGCTAAACTTTTAGGAATTCAATTCCAAACTTGAAATTTGcaaaagtgtaaattttttgatcatAGCAGATTTgatcatttaatttgaaaacaaggAGGTCTTTATTTCTCACGTATTGCTCAGACTactctttttctcaaaaatatgcaaatcgCAAACCGCTTTCCCCCTTTAGGTACTTGCATGATATTTAAACGACTCTCcaatttatataaacaattttcgCTGTGTAATTCCTTCTCACAAATATATTCTGGTATTTAGATTTATgagtttaatgtaataatttatagtcAGAGtacttatgtaaataattttttttcccgtaGACTGAACTGAAGGAAGAGTTAGAGTTTCACAAAAAACAGACTATAACCCTTCATCAAAGCTTGGAAAGAGTTACTCAGGAGTTAAAATCACAAAGGGATATATCTGATGAGTTGTCCAGTGCTTTGAAaatggaaagaaagaaaaatatgttagaaGAAGCCCACAGAAAGAATTAcctacaagaaataaataatttcaaggaagttaggaataatattttagagcTTTTGGCCAGGGAAAACGCTAAGAATATTGACTTTCAAACACTCAGATCTTTGAAAGAAATCAAGCCATCACATATTGAGAAGTTGGAACCTATCACTGTAGAGGATCTAAAAGCAACATTACGAgcagaaaatatgcaaaatcgTATTTCTGAGTTATCTGCTCGATTCGAAAGTTTGTCAGAGAGCTGCTTGCAGCGAAATCGAAAACACGCTTCAAGAGATTccgtaaatgaaaaaatttcattattgcaAGCAGAAATTGTCAGCTTAGAGAAGAACCAAGGAACTAACGAGCAGACATTGAACGAACGTATTGCAGAAAAAATACAGAAAGTTAACGTGGAGGGTTTTAATGAGCTATTGCTTGATGATTCCATTCAAAGCTGTGATTTGAAGTCGAGGGGGCACTATATTCACCTGTCGCAAAAGTATGATCAGCAAAAGCAAAAAACTGCAGAAGTTATTGCAGAAAGAGATGCAGCTAAGGAATCGTTAATTTCGTTAGAAAAGGAAGTACGCAATTTAAGCGAACGACACGATACTGAAAAGCAGGCTTTAAATGCAGAGATTGACAAAATGTCTCGTGATATAGAGCGATTGAATCTCGAACTAAGAAAAGAACTTTACATTAAATGTGAGCATAATTCCAATCTTGATGGACTTAAGAAAGAGGTTAAAGATGCATCCAAAACAGTGAGAATATTGAGCGATAAAATCTGCGTGTTGGAAAATGATTTGGACATGGAAAGAAATCGTAGTAAAGAAGACACTGCTCGAATGGAAATAATTCTTCTGGAAAAGGCGAATACTATAAACGTATTGGTGACGAGATTATGCTGTTTGGAGCAGGAAAATCGAACTCTAATCGAAGAGTTACAAAAAACGCATTATTGTAAGCAAATGCTGCAAGAAGAATCTGATAATGTTCTAACGATTCTAAAGAATTTCTCTAACAGGTCTCATTATGAAGGTGAAAGTCTTTGTGGTAACGAAATGGTTAACTCAGAGCCAATGCTCCTTAATGAAGATCATTGCGACCTTGTGAAcgcaaatttcaatgaaatatctTCATTTGAATTGTCACTGCGTATAAAGTTGGTTACTGAGCTTAAGCGTTTGTTTTATGAGTGTGAAAATATTGCAGCTCTTCAGGGATCCCCTTCTTCGAAAAACCCGGATGATTCTTTCGATGGTAAAGAGTCTCTTAAAGATGCAATAGAATATTTCCAGGACTGTGCAGAAAGCGATAGTGTTTTGCAGAACATTAACATACACGAAATCTCAACTTCTGAATTGTTCTTAATGAGCAATTCTCTTGAGCATGTTGACAGTTTGGAAACTCTTCCCGGTGTTCCGTTGGATTATGCTGAGTCTATGGAAGTTGCAAACATCAGTGAAGGAATTACGGGAAATTATCAAATTGAAGAGAATGTGATCATCACGGAACAGACCGGTGTGGAAGGGCATTCTTAAGGAATTTTATGCCCGGTTGTATAGCATTTAAGCGGACTTTTTACCTTTCGTAGTTTTTCAAAAGTGGaatataaacttgaaattaaatttaatgtgatactcatgtaataaatttctttatatttcgtGTTCAATCTTTTGAATTGTGCCTTTCTTCACATGTTtgtatttttgttgatttttttatagcatttcctttatttgtgatttttatttcaattttcatttcctCACATTTTTGTCCCTTCCTTTAGtcctgttttaatatttttcattctaagagaattttgctttcaaataaatttttttccttaaaaatgcaCGTGACTTTTGCAATTTACCTTGATATCTTTAAATATGCTTCAATAAAAACACTTATGTTAAACAGAGCTTCTTaagattgaaataatttgttttggggcaactgacaattcttctacttcaagaatattaaaaaaatattgaataatcaGGACTCAAAGTTGTCCATAAATgtctttaattaaacatttcgattactgttctgaaattttatgtgattttccaaatttttgttgaagttaacaggaagaataaatattatttatctaaaaaagaatcaaagattATATTATATGCCATGAAACAaagtaagtaataaaatgaCAGCTTCACAGCTCGTCAAGTACGATATTAATCTACTTCCAGTGTTAGAGACACTTGATTTGGTGGCATATATACTATAAAGGCGTTCGATGCGGGAGCTCTTATCTCTCATACTTACAGATACCATACTGTTTTTAACTAGAGAATCATTGTATTTTGCTTCTATAATTGCTCACATTAGAAAATCAGCATCCTTAAATTGTTCTTAAGTTTGAtggcagtttttattttttgggctACCAGTTCAGATAATGAATGCAACGCAATTCTGATGttcttgaatatattttgatcaggtattatttctaaattacatatttattttaattagtaacttattttttttactaaatttatatatacgtataacggtttataatattcttcataacgaaagctaaaattaaatatgtttttaaggaagttatttttccttttaaggtCAATTTTGATGGGCttgttttaaaccttttttctcattttagggcattttatgaacatttttagaatatcCTAGCCCTGGCTGTtatcattacttttatttagtttttaacaaattgttgCAATTGTAACTAATGCGCTAATGATCACCTACAATTGTATCAAAGACACTAATGGTCATCTATTGCCAACAAAAGGATTCAGTtcgatttttattctttctggATTAACGGTCGTTAAGGTATTAAGATTTTTCTGATTGAGTTTGGTCCAtcctatattaaatataaaagtcatCTCAATGCATTAATTTGTACAATCCTGaagagttattaaatttttttagaaaagttaatgtaaactaaccagtgaaggaacgcttaagcttcgcttgccttttaaaaagtcatattaatttcaaaattcgctattttagttaaatgacagtgtcaacatatttgttactaattgcaaatcatgtaaaaaaaaattgtagagagcttacataatattgttttaaagttttggaggctCAAATAACAAGTAGNTTAGATGTTTCTTTATTTCGCGTCATCACTAATCTCACTCTACTCACTTTTGATTTCCACTTATTTAGACATTCCACTTATTTtgattcgattaaaaaaaaacttttgaatcaatCATATTAttgtctattttaaataattttaaaatttttaattttgcttcatttttataaaaataatataaatcagccatatttcctataaaaatggttttaacaaaaatgatttgttaaaaatggttttatctaattcatatgaaatttttctcattaaaagttGGAAATTTCCTATGAATGTAAATTACAAAAAGCAATCAatgagcaaaaaagaaaaaaaaataagaaaggagcacttgttccttcactggtttttcatcgtttggtgatccagtgaataagcACCCTCTTATCTCAGTACTTAATTAtactatgatgcttaaaaaaaataaagcgtaacttcaataactatatttagaattctctttttcacagtgagaaaaataaaactattgcatgcaattaattccacttcacaCATATAAAAACAAGCACTCACCTTAtcgtttttttcaaagaagtacgatgttgcagagataatagcaaattcaaaaaattttgcagagAAGTCTATTAAACcgggtaatccaaaacattgctagtagacttcctattgtttggcagtaagctattgttaccaatcaatctaaagaaaaactttcaaattcttatttttaagcaatatatatgaaatgttccttttctgggtagtgttccttcgttctttctttttctaatcATTGTAAGTCATGATAGCTCAATCAATGAATAAGTCATTGAACTGTCATAGTGTGAAACTAGATTTTGATCCCTAGTTTCGGGCTGCTTCAGATGGATGGACATACTGGAGTATGGAATATTCCATATGGAATATATAGAATTTATCACGTATCCAACGTAACTGAGTTTTCCAGtaaattactgtattttttttagtttctcctggtctactggtttaataaaaattctcctggtttttgtatatttttgaaaattccctACAAATAAgcaagtttcctaaaaaaaatccctattggaAGGGAATTTTTGTACATATGATTGCTTGCTTGTATATCTGAGTATTACTAATATATAATGAAGCGAGTCTCATTTATGGAAAtgagtttgaaattttctttgttctaaaatgttcagtttatttttattcagaactccctttctgaattaaataaataatcttaattgtttcttacgaattaaatgtctattattattcgaaattatgagtaaacgTAATTTATAGCTTTTCAAGCATATTTAATGCCaataatgatcaaaaaatattgcagtttttctattttggatgtctataaaaatccctaaaattccctatgcgtaatatatttagtacattatgcaacaattttcatgaaatttatattatttcataaaatttactgaatttgTTCCTACctatgttggcagctatggatGGGTGTCAACTTGTCTGGGAAGTGAAAGTAGTCTGTGTAAAATGCTGACCACAGTCGCAATCACGACGTTGGTCATTAAGTTCTCAAACTTTAGTTTCCAAGTTCCTCTTGGCGAAACTTAGGATGTTGTGGGAATGTCTCACTTTCTTAAACACATTTGACGAATTAGTATCGTTTTATTGTAATACTATATCTAGCCATGCCTCGACAACAGTGTcactgtaatttattttccgTGAAATTAAGACCATGGATTAGAATCCTTCTTGCTGTTGGACTAACAGCAAGAGGTTTAAGTGGTTTTATTCTACATGTAACTTAAAGGCAGTTTAGtttcttgaaaaagttttccACGAAAGCTAGTTTCTCGCGAAAGATCCCTTGTCTCCTAGGTTGAGTTCAGAATTACAAGCCAGTCTAGTTAAATGATAGCCGTGTACCAAAATGTGTGTTAGCTGTTCATCACTGGTTATAAAACGGGTAAACCTcatatatactaattaattcatGTTATGCAGGCTATATGAACAaggaataaaaactatatactCAAACAAGTGTAcagtgtgataaaaaaaaacgtttcaccctgaataacttttaatctaattatcggatcttcatgttctaagactcaatctaaatggttcaagggagtgacctcaaatatgcgaaataatttgtgcagacgatattttaagttactaaatcggacacaaaaatgttctttctctcaatataaacatgccttttttttctcagcgtaTTCGTATTTCTAACCCTTAGAATATAGGAGGTAACCgtattcagaaaaatatggtccccacAGTTTATTCAGGAGAGTTCCAAAGTTGTCCttaatttccttattaaaataagaaagtataCTTAACTGTTGCTAGTGTGccaaatgtttaataattaaattgaacgtttcaataaatattctaaaatttttatgattttccaactttttttttcttttttgaagttaacaggaagaaaaagtattattcatctaaaaaaaaattgaagaaagttttaaattcaaaaattatgcttGTTATATGTCATGAAAAGGTAAATATCAAAATCTTCATAGCGCATCAAGTACGACATTGATCTTACTTCCATTATTAGAGACGATAACCCTTGCATTGGGGGCATGAAAGCATTCAACGATGGAGAAATATATAACCCTCTACATCCTCGTCATCACTTTATTATACTCTAATATTTTCAACAAGATAATCCTTGTAGTTTGCTACGACTTAAAGATTTTCCATATTTAGACTATTTTCTCtcccttttttatataaaaaaattgcgtaactcctaaaaaaaactgagatttttaaaaaaaatttttttcctcgctTGAATCTGGAGAATTAGCATTCCTAAATTGTCCTTAATTTTAGAGGTAATTTTGTTAGAGGCTAGAATTAAGAGGCTTCCTGTCctaccttaatgttaattttattttttgcttattttgccatggaaactttttaagctaatttaaaaaaaaaaaaaatttcccatgactataaaattcgtttattcaaggataattccatgcaaaaaataaaagtaaatatttgttattttatttaatgttggcCGTACtaattttgaactgtaaggtGTGAagtttttcacatcattttagaGTACGTAATTTAACGtgggaaaatacaaaattagagtgaaatcggtcaaatagttcctgagaaataaatttgaaagaagtcgtatatgaaagaaatttatttctcagaagctattctaccattttttctcaaattttgtattttgacatgTAATATTACGTACTTTAAAATggtgtagaaaattttaagcctaacaattaaaaaaattttcgactattattaattaaaatagtaaaaaacaat
Above is a window of Parasteatoda tepidariorum isolate YZ-2023 chromosome 5, CAS_Ptep_4.0, whole genome shotgun sequence DNA encoding:
- the LOC107453060 gene encoding kinesin heavy chain isoform X22, which gives rise to MASQQSIKVCCRVHGENEYNKETLEHGYSFLDSKSILHLSSGRIYTFDKIFDSCSSQSQIYNEVAKPIVFNVLSGYNGAILVYGHTSSDKAYTMEGVAFGNEKSGIIPRIAHDIFSHTESLEDSLKWEIKISFYEIYLEKVRDLFDDSEDTLQVYDDRKGSPFIVGGKEILVKNIREVMEFFNEAKLKRHVAYSDTNEMISRSHTIFQIVIKQENLVSHEKMTGKLLLVDLAGSEQVLTSVLTNDSIVNRESRCINMSLSVLSRVILLLTEKRDGIPYRESVLTRLLKESLGGNSQTAIIVCIRPSSEKRIKWSLEFGCRAKIIKNNFYLNVKHDRKKPSRIWEKFQRYISSTNQYISGSIAELQKWRSGKAVPAEEWIPFINCNENSFSDSYLTDTSLMDTSFIDTSDIVHSVHEQSNSQILSDSSFLDTFNLSLNESFTIPDYEDGNSLQSQIEIMKRQQLQSPHIECKPTESAIADDIEEQSNEEMLPSPLIECKPIESAIVEDIKEQSDEEMLPSPLIECKPTESVIVDDIKEQSEEEMLQSPQTECKPIESAIVDDIKEQSEEEMLQSPQTECKPTESAIVDDIKEQSDEEMTELKEELEFHKKQTITLHQSLERVTQELKSQRDISDELSSALKMERKKNMLEEAHRKNYLQEINNFKEVRNNILELLARENAKNIDFQTLRSLKEIKPSHIEKLEPITVEDLKATLRAENMQNRISELSARFESLSESCLQRNRKHASRDSVNEKISLLQAEIVSLEKNQGTNEQTLNERIAEKIQKVNVEGFNELLLDDSIQSCDLKSRGHYIHLSQKYDQQKQKTAEVIAERDAAKESLISLEKEVRNLSERHDTEKQALNAEIDKMSRDIERLNLELRKELYIKCEHNSNLDGLKKEVKDASKTVRILSDKICVLENDLDMERNRSKEDTARMEIILLEKANTINVLVTRLCCLEQENRTLIEELQKTHYCKQMLQEESDNVLTILKNFSNRSHYEGESLCGNEMVNSEPMLLNEDHCDLVNANFNEISSFELSLRIKLVTELKRLFYECENIAALQGSPSSKNPDDSFDGKESLKDAIEYFQDCAESDSVLQNINIHEISTSELFLMSNSLEHVDSLETLPGVPLDYAESMEVANISEGITGNYQIEENVIITEQTGVEGHS
- the LOC107453060 gene encoding kinesin heavy chain isoform X18, with protein sequence MASQQSIKVCCRVHGENEYNKETLEHGYSFLDSKSILHLSSGRIYTFDKIFDSCSSQSQIYNEVAKPIVFNVLSGYNGAILVYGHTSSDKAYTMEGVAFGNEKSGIIPRIAHDIFSHTESLEDSLKWEIKISFYEIYLEKVRDLFDDSEDTLQVYDDRKGSPFIVGGKEILVKNIREVMEFFNEAKLKRHVAYSDTNEMISRSHTIFQIVIKQENLVSHEKMTGKLLLVDLAGSEQVLTSVLTNDSIVNRESRCINMSLSVLSRVILLLTEKRDGIPYRESVLTRLLKESLGGNSQTAIIVCIRPSSEKRIKWSLEFGCRAKIIKNNFYLNVKHDRKKPSRIWEKFQRYISSTNQYISGSIAELQKWRSGKAVPAEEWIPFINCNENSFSDSYLTDTSLMDTSFIDTSDIVHSVHEQSNSQILSDSSFLDTFNLSLNESFTIPDYEDGNSLQSQIEIMKRQQLQSPHIECKPTESAIADDIEEQSNEEMLPFPHIECKPESEIADDIKEQSDEEMLPSPLIECKPIESAIVEDIKEQSDEEMLPSPLIECKPTESVIVDDIKEQSEEEMLQSPQTECKPIESAIVDDIKEQSEEEMLQSPQTECKPTESAIVDDIKEQSDEEMTELKEELEFHKKQTITLHQSLERVTQELKSQRDISDELSSALKMERKKNMLEEAHRKNYLQEINNFKEVRNNILELLARENAKNIDFQTLRSLKEIKPSHIEKLEPITVEDLKATLRAENMQNRISELSARFESLSESCLQRNRKHASRDSVNEKISLLQAEIVSLEKNQGTNEQTLNERIAEKIQKVNVEGFNELLLDDSIQSCDLKSRGHYIHLSQKYDQQKQKTAEVIAERDAAKESLISLEKEVRNLSERHDTEKQALNAEIDKMSRDIERLNLELRKELYIKCEHNSNLDGLKKEVKDASKTVRILSDKICVLENDLDMERNRSKEDTARMEIILLEKANTINVLVTRLCCLEQENRTLIEELQKTHYCKQMLQEESDNVLTILKNFSNRSHYEGESLCGNEMVNSEPMLLNEDHCDLVNANFNEISSFELSLRIKLVTELKRLFYECENIAALQGSPSSKNPDDSFDGKESLKDAIEYFQDCAESDSVLQNINIHEISTSELFLMSNSLEHVDSLETLPGVPLDYAESMEVANISEGITGNYQIEENVIITEQTGVEGHS
- the LOC107453060 gene encoding kinesin heavy chain isoform X16, which gives rise to MASQQSIKVCCRVHGENEYNKETLEHGYSFLDSKSILHLSSGRIYTFDKIFDSCSSQSQIYNEVAKPIVFNVLSGYNGAILVYGHTSSDKAYTMEGVAFGNEKSGIIPRIAHDIFSHTESLEDSLKWEIKISFYEIYLEKVRDLFDDSEDTLQVYDDRKGSPFIVGGKEILVKNIREVMEFFNEAKLKRHVAYSDTNEMISRSHTIFQIVIKQENLVSHEKMTGKLLLVDLAGSEQVLTSVLTNDSIVNRESRCINMSLSVLSRVILLLTEKRDGIPYRESVLTRLLKESLGGNSQTAIIVCIRPSSEKRIKWSLEFGCRAKIIKNNFYLNVKHDRKKPSRIWEKFQRYISSTNQYISGSIAELQKWRSGKAVPAEEWIPFINCNENSFSDSYLTDTSLMDTSFIDTSDIVHSVHEQSNSQILSDSSFLDTFNLSLNESFTIPDYEDGNSLQSQIEIMKRQQLQSPHIECKPTESAIADDIEEQSNEEMLPFPHIECKPESEIADDIKEQSDEEMLPSPLIECKPIESAIVEDIKEQSDEEMLPLPHIECKPESVIVDDIKEHSDEETLPSTLIECKRTESEIVDDIKEQSDEETLPSPLIECKPTESVIVDDIKEQSEEEMLQSPQTECKPTESAIVDDIKEQSDEEMTELKEELEFHKKQTITLHQSLERVTQELKSQRDISDELSSALKMERKKNMLEEAHRKNYLQEINNFKEVRNNILELLARENAKNIDFQTLRSLKEIKPSHIEKLEPITVEDLKATLRAENMQNRISELSARFESLSESCLQRNRKHASRDSVNEKISLLQAEIVSLEKNQGTNEQTLNERIAEKIQKVNVEGFNELLLDDSIQSCDLKSRGHYIHLSQKYDQQKQKTAEVIAERDAAKESLISLEKEVRNLSERHDTEKQALNAEIDKMSRDIERLNLELRKELYIKCEHNSNLDGLKKEVKDASKTVRILSDKICVLENDLDMERNRSKEDTARMEIILLEKANTINVLVTRLCCLEQENRTLIEELQKTHYCKQMLQEESDNVLTILKNFSNRSHYEGESLCGNEMVNSEPMLLNEDHCDLVNANFNEISSFELSLRIKLVTELKRLFYECENIAALQGSPSSKNPDDSFDGKESLKDAIEYFQDCAESDSVLQNINIHEISTSELFLMSNSLEHVDSLETLPGVPLDYAESMEVANISEGITGNYQIEENVIITEQTGVEGHS
- the LOC107453060 gene encoding kinesin heavy chain isoform X4, with product MASQQSIKVCCRVHGENEYNKETLEHGYSFLDSKSILHLSSGRIYTFDKIFDSCSSQSQIYNEVAKPIVFNVLSGYNGAILVYGHTSSDKAYTMEGVAFGNEKSGIIPRIAHDIFSHTESLEDSLKWEIKISFYEIYLEKVRDLFDDSEDTLQVYDDRKGSPFIVGGKEILVKNIREVMEFFNEAKLKRHVAYSDTNEMISRSHTIFQIVIKQENLVSHEKMTGKLLLVDLAGSEQVLTSVLTNDSIVNRESRCINMSLSVLSRVILLLTEKRDGIPYRESVLTRLLKESLGGNSQTAIIVCIRPSSEKRIKWSLEFGCRAKIIKNNFYLNVKHDRKKPSRIWEKFQRYISSTNQYISGSIAELQKWRSGKAVPAEEWIPFINCNENSFSDSYLTDTSLMDTSFIDTSDIVHSVHEQSNSQILSDSSFLDTFNLSLNESFTIPDYEDGNSLQSQIEIMKRQQLQSPHIECKPTESAIADDIEEQSNEEMLPFPHIECKPESEIADDIKEQSDEEMLPSPLIECKPIESAIVEDIKEQSDEEMLPLPHIECKPESVIVDDIKEHSDEETLPSTLIECKRTESEIVDDIKEQSDEETLPSPLIECKPTESVIVDDIKEQSEEEMLQSPQTECKPIESAIVDDIKEQSEEEMLQSPQTECKPTESAIVDDIKEQSDEEMTELKEELEFHKKQTITLHQSLERVTQELKSQRDISDELSSALKMERKKNMLEEAHRKNYLQEINNFKEVRNNILELLARENAKNIDFQTLRSLKEIKPSHIEKLEPITVEDLKATLRAENMQNRISELSARFESLSESCLQRNRKHASRDSVNEKISLLQAEIVSLEKNQGTNEQTLNERIAEKIQKVNVEGFNELLLDDSIQSCDLKSRGHYIHLSQKYDQQKQKTAEVIAERDAAKESLISLEKEVRNLSERHDTEKQALNAEIDKMSRDIERLNLELRKELYIKCEHNSNLDGLKKEVKDASKTVRILSDKICVLENDLDMERNRSKEDTARMEIILLEKANTINVLVTRLCCLEQENRTLIEELQKTHYCKQMLQEESDNVLTILKNFSNRSHYEGESLCGNEMVNSEPMLLNEDHCDLVNANFNEISSFELSLRIKLVTELKRLFYECENIAALQGSPSSKNPDDSFDGKESLKDAIEYFQDCAESDSVLQNINIHEISTSELFLMSNSLEHVDSLETLPGVPLDYAESMEVANISEGITGNYQIEENVIITEQTGVEGHS